In Corynebacterium endometrii, one DNA window encodes the following:
- a CDS encoding GntR family transcriptional regulator, whose product MLHSHSPLPAVTTQTLATQVMNYVRDRVQNGEMDTESWYSVYQLSEELGISRSPVRDGLLRLEEAGVIEFVRNRGFRIIEPEASDVADIFSLRMAIEPAAAGRAARDITEHELKQLRSIVANMSSAMNANDEPGFFTWDQELHDAILAAGHARRGRDVVNKLRTHTRLLSDSTVRTYRSLEQVHSEHLPIIEALENHDPKQARAAMRAHLEATGLLLLRQALSRRTPELTPTELAEKVTSTWVKHVD is encoded by the coding sequence ATGCTTCATTCCCATTCCCCACTGCCCGCGGTCACTACTCAGACTTTGGCAACCCAGGTGATGAACTATGTACGGGACCGCGTACAAAACGGTGAAATGGATACAGAGTCCTGGTACAGCGTGTACCAGCTCTCGGAGGAACTCGGCATCTCCCGATCCCCAGTGCGCGATGGACTACTGCGGTTAGAAGAAGCAGGCGTGATCGAATTTGTCCGCAACCGCGGCTTTAGGATCATTGAACCAGAAGCCTCCGACGTGGCTGACATATTTTCGCTGCGTATGGCCATCGAGCCTGCTGCAGCCGGACGGGCTGCTCGCGACATAACCGAACATGAACTCAAGCAGCTCAGGTCCATCGTCGCTAATATGTCCAGTGCGATGAACGCTAACGATGAACCTGGATTTTTCACATGGGATCAAGAGCTTCACGATGCAATTTTGGCCGCCGGACATGCACGCCGCGGCCGGGATGTCGTTAACAAGCTTCGCACTCACACGCGTTTACTGTCAGACTCCACGGTCCGCACATACCGTTCCCTAGAACAGGTTCATTCAGAACATCTGCCTATCATCGAAGCCTTAGAGAATCACGATCCAAAACAAGCTCGCGCTGCTATGCGAGCCCACCTTGAAGCCACCGGCTTACTACTGCTCAGGCAGGCATTATCCCGACGCACCCCCGAGCTCACGCCTACCGAATTGGCCGAGAAGGTCACATCGACGTGGGTCAAACATGTGGACTAA